TGGAGACCTGAAGAAGGAAGACCAATTACAGCATCCCCTGCTTCAATACCTCTACCATCAATTAACTGCGTACGCTCCACAACGCCTACGGCAAAGCCGGCAATGTCATATTCTTCTACTGCATAAAAACCCGGCATTTCTGCTGTTTCCCCGCCAATTAAGGCACAACCGGCCTGGCGGCAACCTTCGGCCACACCCTTTACAATCTCGGCCACCCTTTCGGGCACTAGCTTCCCCACAGCTAGATAATCCAGAAAAAACAGTGGTTCTGCCCCCTGAACCAAGATATCATTCACACACATGGCCACGGCATCAATGCCAATGGTGTGATGATTGTCGGTTAGTTGAGCCACACGTAATTTGGTGCCTACGCCATCGGTACCGGAAACCAATACCGGCTCCTTATATTTACCGGCATTGAGAGCAAAGAGTCCCCCAAAGCCTCCAATGTCCGTCAGAACCTCCGGTCGAAAGGTGCTACGTACTGCCTGCTTCATGAGACTGACAGCCTGGTTTCCTGCTTCGATATTGACCCCCGCCCCAGCATAGGTAAGGGGTTGTGATTTCTGCTCTGTCATGGACACACTCCCTTATTCCAGACTGAACTTACCGCCCTGCGTCTGTTTGGGCACTTCCACCGGGTAAATGCCGTTGAAACATGCGGTACAGAAGTTCTTTTCCTTGGGTGCAAAGATATCCAACAACCCCTCCAGGCTTAAATAGTGTAAGCCATCTGCCTCGATGCTCTGGCAGATTTCCTCTGGAGACTTTTGGGCTGCAATCAATTCTTGTTCGTTGGAAGTATCAATACCGTAATAGCAAGCCCGAAGAACTGGCGGTGAACTAATGACCATATGAACTTCCTTGGCTCCGGCCTCCCGCAGCATGGCTACAAGCTTTTGACTGGTGGTACCCCGCACTATGGAGTCATCCACCATCACCACACGTTTGCCCTGCAACACCTCACGAATGGGGTTTAACTTCATGCGCACTCCCAATTCCCGCATTTCTTGGGTAGGCTGAATAAAGGTCCGGCCAATATAGCGGTTTTTCATTAGCCCCTCTTCGAAGGGTATCCCCGACTCTTCGGCATAACCCCTAGCCGCTGCGGTACCTGAATCCGGTACTGGTATGACAATATCTGCATCCACCAAGTATTCCCGGGCCAATTGACGCCCCATCTCTCGGCGCACCTTATTCACGTTAAAGCCATCCATTGTGCTATCGGGCCGGGCAAAGTAAATATATTCAAAAATACAATGGGCCGGGCATTGTGCTGTCAGGCCGTGGGTTGTGGTTAATCCCCCACGATCAATACGAATAATTTCGCCGGGTTCTACATCTCGGACAAAGGTGGCCCCCACAGTGGTAAGGGCACAGGATTCCGAGGCTACCACATAGCCTTCGCCCAGACGACCCAAACAAAGGGGCCTGAGACCGTAGGGATCCCGTGCAGCATATAAAGTATCCTCGGTGATAATTAGCAATGCATAGGCCCCTTTAACATCAATCATGCATTTCATCAGAGCTTCTTCCACGCTGTTAGCATTATACCGGGCAATCAAGTTCACCAGCACCTCACTGTCAGTGGTGGATTGAAAGACCGAACCAGTGGAGGCCAATTGAGCTCGCAGGTCCGCCACATTGGTGAGGTTTCCATTATGCGCCAACCCCAACATCCCCTTGGCGTAACGAAACACCAGGGGCTGGGCGTTAAGGGGAGAACTGGCGCCAGTGGTGGAATAGCGTACATGTCCAATGGCAGCAAAGCCCGAGAATTTATCCAGACTATGCCCCGAAAAAACTTCCGGTACCAGCCCCATTCCCTTTTGAAGTTCAATCTGACTTCCATCGGCCACCGCAATACCGGCACTTTCCTGTCCCCTATGCTGCAGGGCGTGAAGCCCGTAGTAAGTTAAACGAGCCACATCCAACCCAGGAGCAAAAATGCCAAACACACCACATTCTTCCACTGGCTTATCGGACCAAAGGATCGTACCTATTTCATTAAACATTCAATCGCCCCCCGCCAGGTTTCTGCCAGCTTGGACACGGATAGATTTATCAAATTGCCGCCGCAACCGGTGCAACCAGGATTTACAACATTGATGACCAATGAATTGCCTCCCACGGTTCCCAACTGGCTGTAGGGTACTCCGGCATCCACCAGCTTTTTAACCAATTCCACACCTTTGCTGCGGTCGAGGGAGATCACAATGCGGGACTGGCTTTCCCCAAAAAGTAGAGCGTCCCCTCTGAATCTGCGTACCATTGTGATATCCGCTCCCAAACCGCCGGCAATGCAACACTCAGCCAAGGCCACAGCCAAGCCGCCTTCGGAACAGTCATGGGCAGATTTAATCAAACCGTTCTTTATTTCATTCAGTACAAACTGCTGAATTTTCTTTTCTAATGCCAGGTCCAGTACCGGTGCCTTACCCTTTTCCAATCCATGATGCACCTTTAGATATTCACTACCGCCTAGCTCTGGAAGGTTTTCACCAATCAAGAAAATGGCGTCTCCCTCTGTCTTAAAATCCTGGGTACATACCTTGTCCAAATCTTCCACCAAGCCCACCATACCAATGGTAGGGGTGGGATAAACGGCACTGCCCTTTGTTTCATTGTATAAACTTACGTTACCTCCAGTCACGGGAGTTTCCAGTACTCGGCAAGCCTCTCCCATTCCTTCGATGCAGCGCCAGAAGGTCCACATGACTTCCGGCTTTTCCGGATTACCAAAATTGAGGCAGTTAGTAATAGCCAGGGGTTTTGCCCCGGAACAAACTAAGTTGCGGGCTGCCTCAGCCACGGCAATGGCTGCGCCGGTTTTTGGGTCCAGATAGCAAAAGCGACCGTTGCAATCGGTGGTCATGGCAATGCCCTTTTTGGTCCCCTTGACCCGTAATACCGCGGCATCAGAGCCAGGCAGGACAACAGTATTGAGACCCACCATATGGTCATATTGTCGGTAGACGTATTCTTTGCTGGCAATGTTAGGGGTCGCCAGCAGCTTTAGCAGCACTTCATTATAGTCATCGGGCATATTAAGCTGCTCCAGCGGAAAATTATGAATGTCTTCTAAATAAGCAGGTACTTCGGTGGGCCGGTGATATAGCGGTGCTTCGTCTGTCAGGGCTTTGGCAGGCATCTCTGCCACCACCTGATCCCCTTCCTTCAGGCGCAGCAGTCCATCGTCTGTAACCTGCCCCACCACCACGCAGTCCAGGTCCCATTTTGCAAAGATATCTTTTACTTTATCCTCGGTACCCTTTTCAACCACCAGCAGCATCCGCTCCTGGGATTCCGACAGCATTAGCTCATAGGGGGTCATTCCCTCTTCCCGGCGGGGTACCAGGGCTAAATCCATCTCCAGTCCAGTACCAGCCCGGCTGGCCATTTCACAGGAAGAACTGGTTAATCCCGCAGCACCCATATCCTGAATACCTACCACATAACCGGTTTTAATAACCTCCAGACAAGCTTCTAAAAGAAGTTTTTCCATAAAAGGGTCCCCTACCTGCACAGCAGGACGCCTTTCTGCAGCTGCTTCAGACAATTCTTCCGAGGCAAAGGTGGCCCCATGTATACCATCACGGCCGGTTTTGGCACCAACCACCATGACCGGGTTACCAACTCCGGCGGCCAGACCTTTTTTAATATCCTTCTGGTCAATTAAGCCCACACACATGACATTTACCAGACAGTTTTCTTCATAGCTATCTGAGAAATATACTTCACCACCCACCGTAGGCACACCGATACAGTTGCCGTAGCCGCTGATACCAGATACTACACCATCAAAAAGGTAGCGTACCCGGGGGTTATCCAGTTCACCAAAACGCAGACTGTCTAACACGGCAATGGGCCTGGCACCCATGGTAAAGATATCCCGTAAAATTCCACCCACACCGGTGGCCGCACCTTGATAGGGCTCAATGGCTGAAGGGTGGTTATGACTTTCTATTTTAAAGACAACAGCTTGTCCATCGCCAATGTCAACAATACCAGCATTTTCGCCGGGTCCCTGCAGAATGGCCGGTCCCTCGGTGGGGAGCGTTTTCAAGGCTGGCCGGGAAGTTTTGTAACTGCAGTGTTCCGACCACATAACGGCAAATATACCAACTTCTACATAGTTAGGGTGGCGACCCAGAATCTCTACGATCCTTTCATACTCAGAGTCAGTCAGGCCCATCTCCCGCCAAACCTTTTCCTCCACTATCATTAGCCACACCTCCTCTGCCAGGTTTCCAGCAAGGATTTAAAAATCAGTTGTCCATCAATATTACCCAGTATTTCTTCGGCACAGCGTTCCGGGTGGGGCATCATGCCCAGCACATTGCCCTGCTCATTGCAAATACCAGCAATGTTGTTTACAGAACCATTGGGATTGACTCCCTGTGTAATTTCGCCATTGTAATCACAATAACGGAACACAACCTGATTATTTTCTTCTAAACGACGGACCGTGTCTGAATCCGCAAAATAATTTCCCTCACCATGGGCAATGGGAACCTTAATAACACTACCCCGGCTGGCCAATGAAGTAAAGGGAGAAATATCATTCTCCACCCTTAAATAGGTGTCATGACAAAGGAAAGATAAATTTTTATTTCGATGTAGGGCTCCGGGTAAAAGACCTGCTTCGGTCAAAACCTGAAATCCATTGCAAATTCCCAGCACCAGTCCACCCCTGCGGGCAAATTCAATAACCGGTGACATCACAGGGGAAAACCTTGCCACAGCGCCGCATCGCAAATAATCTCCATAGGAGAATCCCCCAGGCAGCACGATGCAGTCATAACCATCCACGCTGCCAGACTTGTGCCAAATGTAATCCACCGGCTGCCCGGTAACAGTTTTAATGGCATGCAGGCAATCGGCGTCACAATTGGAGCCAGGAAAAACCACCACTCCAAATTTCACGCTTTACACCTCCACCAGTTCAAATGTATAGTCTTCAATTACCGGATTAACCAGCAATTTATCACACATATCACGTACCTGTTTTTCTGCTTCAGCCCTGTCAGTGATTTCTATATCAACCACCATATAACGTCCAATACGTACTTCAGGAACATTGGAATAGCCCAGGGCACAAAGGGATTTACGCACTACATTTCCCTGGGGGTCCAATACACTTTTCCTAAGGGTAACGTAAATCTTTGCTTGAAACACGCTAAGCCCTCCTTATTTTCAGGCCACAGCCCATTTAAATTTTAAGAAAAACTATTGCTTTTTACTAAAAAACCTTTATTATATTATAGGGGAATTTTGTTATACTTCTAAATACGGTTGAATTAAAGCTCTTATGGAACTAATGTTTTAATTAATTAAATTTATTAGGCTTCTCCGGTTAAGCGGCGCAGTACTTCCTGGTAAGCTCCTTCCACGTTGCCCAAGTCCCGGCGGAAGCGATCTTTATCCAATTTTTCTCCGGTGGTTTTATCCCAGAAACGGCAGGTGTCCGGAGATATTTCATCACCCAGCAAAACTTGACCTTTATGAAGTCCGAATTCTAATTTGTAGTCAATGAGGTCAATGTTAACAGGGGCTAAGTATTCTCGCATAATGTCATTTACTTTCAGGGCAGTTTCTTTGATAAAAGCCATTTGCTCCGGGGTTGCCAGGTCCAAGGCTGCAATATGTGAGGCGTTAATTAAAGGGTCGCCCAAGTTGTCATCCTTATAATAATATTCAAGAACTGTTTTCGGCAGAATGGTTCCTTCCGGAAGTCCCACTCTTTTTGCCAGGGTGCCGGCCACAATATTACGGACCACAACTTCTACTTTGATAATATCCAGGGCCTTAACAATCATTTCACGGTCGTTTACCAGCTCAACAAAATGAGTAGTAATGCCTTTGCTCTCCATAAGTTTAAAAAAAACTGCTGAAACTTTGTTGTTAACGACACCTTTGTTATCAATGGTACCTTTCTTTTGCCCATTAAAGGCAGTGGCATCATCTTTATACTCAACCCAGTAAAAATCAGGATTATCGGTACGATAAACCTTTTTTGCTTTACCTTCATAAATCATTTCTAACTTTTCCATTATATCCTCCCCTTTTACATTTAACAGCTTGTTGATAACTTTTCGGTAGCATGCAAAATTCTACTTGTGACAGCTCCTTGCAGTAATTTCAACAAACCCTTTATCTATTTTTTAAAAAGGTAGCGTATTACCCCCGTTGCCGGGGATAATACGTTATTAATTTTTAAAGTCCAAACCGGGCATAAATATCGTCAATATGAGACAGGTGATAGCTATAATCAAAGAGTCCGGTTAACTCTTCTGAAGTGATATGAGACATAATGTCGGCGTCCGCTTTCAATAAATCAATAAACTTGGTACCAGTACGCCAGGCTTCCATAGCATTGCGTTGTACCATTTCGTAGGCCTGTTCCCTGGTTAAGCCTTTATCCACCAAGGCCAACAGCACCCGTTGGGAGAATACCAAACCCAGGGTTTTTTCCAGGTTTCGTTTCATATTTTCTGGGTACACCAACAGTTTTTCCATAATACCGGTAAAACGATAAAGCATAAAATCTAAAGCAGTGGTACTGTCAGGGATAATGACCCGTTCA
This genomic interval from Desulforamulus reducens MI-1 contains the following:
- the purF gene encoding amidophosphoribosyltransferase, producing MFNEIGTILWSDKPVEECGVFGIFAPGLDVARLTYYGLHALQHRGQESAGIAVADGSQIELQKGMGLVPEVFSGHSLDKFSGFAAIGHVRYSTTGASSPLNAQPLVFRYAKGMLGLAHNGNLTNVADLRAQLASTGSVFQSTTDSEVLVNLIARYNANSVEEALMKCMIDVKGAYALLIITEDTLYAARDPYGLRPLCLGRLGEGYVVASESCALTTVGATFVRDVEPGEIIRIDRGGLTTTHGLTAQCPAHCIFEYIYFARPDSTMDGFNVNKVRREMGRQLAREYLVDADIVIPVPDSGTAAARGYAEESGIPFEEGLMKNRYIGRTFIQPTQEMRELGVRMKLNPIREVLQGKRVVMVDDSIVRGTTSQKLVAMLREAGAKEVHMVISSPPVLRACYYGIDTSNEQELIAAQKSPEEICQSIEADGLHYLSLEGLLDIFAPKEKNFCTACFNGIYPVEVPKQTQGGKFSLE
- the purS gene encoding phosphoribosylformylglycinamidine synthase subunit PurS, with translation MFQAKIYVTLRKSVLDPQGNVVRKSLCALGYSNVPEVRIGRYMVVDIEITDRAEAEKQVRDMCDKLLVNPVIEDYTFELVEV
- the purC gene encoding phosphoribosylaminoimidazolesuccinocarboxamide synthase; this translates as MEKLEMIYEGKAKKVYRTDNPDFYWVEYKDDATAFNGQKKGTIDNKGVVNNKVSAVFFKLMESKGITTHFVELVNDREMIVKALDIIKVEVVVRNIVAGTLAKRVGLPEGTILPKTVLEYYYKDDNLGDPLINASHIAALDLATPEQMAFIKETALKVNDIMREYLAPVNIDLIDYKLEFGLHKGQVLLGDEISPDTCRFWDKTTGEKLDKDRFRRDLGNVEGAYQEVLRRLTGEA
- the purQ gene encoding phosphoribosylformylglycinamidine synthase subunit PurQ yields the protein MKFGVVVFPGSNCDADCLHAIKTVTGQPVDYIWHKSGSVDGYDCIVLPGGFSYGDYLRCGAVARFSPVMSPVIEFARRGGLVLGICNGFQVLTEAGLLPGALHRNKNLSFLCHDTYLRVENDISPFTSLASRGSVIKVPIAHGEGNYFADSDTVRRLEENNQVVFRYCDYNGEITQGVNPNGSVNNIAGICNEQGNVLGMMPHPERCAEEILGNIDGQLIFKSLLETWQRRCG
- the purM gene encoding phosphoribosylformylglycinamidine cyclo-ligase; the protein is MTEQKSQPLTYAGAGVNIEAGNQAVSLMKQAVRSTFRPEVLTDIGGFGGLFALNAGKYKEPVLVSGTDGVGTKLRVAQLTDNHHTIGIDAVAMCVNDILVQGAEPLFFLDYLAVGKLVPERVAEIVKGVAEGCRQAGCALIGGETAEMPGFYAVEEYDIAGFAVGVVERTQLIDGRGIEAGDAVIGLPSSGLHSNGYSLARKALLEVAGYGMTDTVKELGRSVGEELLEPTRIYVKAVQPLLEKFTVKGMAHITGGGLTENIPRMLPEGVKVVLNRSAWPVLPVCQLIQQIGQVAEEEMLRTFNMGIGMVLIVPAAESAAVLQDLASRHEQAYLIGQVESGPSQVEYIQG
- the purL gene encoding phosphoribosylformylglycinamidine synthase subunit PurL, translating into MIVEEKVWREMGLTDSEYERIVEILGRHPNYVEVGIFAVMWSEHCSYKTSRPALKTLPTEGPAILQGPGENAGIVDIGDGQAVVFKIESHNHPSAIEPYQGAATGVGGILRDIFTMGARPIAVLDSLRFGELDNPRVRYLFDGVVSGISGYGNCIGVPTVGGEVYFSDSYEENCLVNVMCVGLIDQKDIKKGLAAGVGNPVMVVGAKTGRDGIHGATFASEELSEAAAERRPAVQVGDPFMEKLLLEACLEVIKTGYVVGIQDMGAAGLTSSSCEMASRAGTGLEMDLALVPRREEGMTPYELMLSESQERMLLVVEKGTEDKVKDIFAKWDLDCVVVGQVTDDGLLRLKEGDQVVAEMPAKALTDEAPLYHRPTEVPAYLEDIHNFPLEQLNMPDDYNEVLLKLLATPNIASKEYVYRQYDHMVGLNTVVLPGSDAAVLRVKGTKKGIAMTTDCNGRFCYLDPKTGAAIAVAEAARNLVCSGAKPLAITNCLNFGNPEKPEVMWTFWRCIEGMGEACRVLETPVTGGNVSLYNETKGSAVYPTPTIGMVGLVEDLDKVCTQDFKTEGDAIFLIGENLPELGGSEYLKVHHGLEKGKAPVLDLALEKKIQQFVLNEIKNGLIKSAHDCSEGGLAVALAECCIAGGLGADITMVRRFRGDALLFGESQSRIVISLDRSKGVELVKKLVDAGVPYSQLGTVGGNSLVINVVNPGCTGCGGNLINLSVSKLAETWRGAIECLMK